From one Phaeodactylum tricornutum CCAP 1055/1 chromosome 16, whole genome shotgun sequence genomic stretch:
- the TRD1 gene encoding TRD1 (contains a signal peptide, contains Tryptophan rich domain (TRD)), whose protein sequence is MRLLYVAVLLPLVALAQKELASSVRGVKEAVPKEGRRLRQTKEFTKSRPAPTPQRPVAVRPPKANNSTTTESFILKLYWEEGYFWQQEDFERRWCMQCVNNCTIGGSIQIVNCDNDGKHGFPNRFSFLPNANVNANKEVFVQEASSGLCMERTSGAWKITLQSCKPDVPRQIFIVDKGSLVLGDRFQLRPKGHLNSCVTQDHHPKYAEIVEIQSCAYAVFSETAYWTLLA, encoded by the coding sequence ATGAGGCTCCTATACGTTGCCGTCCTTTTACCCCTGGTTGCCTTAGCGCAAAAAGAATTGGCGTCGAGTGTTAGAGGAGTGAAGGAAGCAGTACccaaagaaggaagaagacTCCGGCAGACAAAAGAGTTCACGAAGTCCAGACCGGCTCCGACTCCGCAACGCCCAGTTGCCGTGCGACCACCGAAAGCGAATAACAGTACAACTACCGAATCGTTCATTCTGAAACTATATTGGGAAGAAGGCTATTTCTGGCAGCAAGAAGATTTCGAAAGGAGGTGGTGCATGCAATGCGTGAACAACTGTACGATTGGTGGAAGCATTCAAATAGTAAATTGCGATAACGACGGCAAGCATGGGTTTCCCAATCGATTCAGTTTTTTACCGAACGCAAACGTAAATGCCAACAAAGAAGTCTTTGTACAAGAAGCGAGTAGCGGTCTTTGCATGGAACGTACTTCCGGAGCTTGGAAAATTACCTTGCAGAGCTGCAAACCAGATGTTCCACGACAGATTTTCATCGTCGATAAAGGCTCTTTGGTCCTCGGCGATCGATTTCAGCTTCGACCCAAAGGACACCTAAATTCTTGTGTCACCCAAGATCACCACCCCAAGTACGCTGAAATTGTTGAAATACAAAGCTGTGCCTATGCCGTTTTTTCGGAAACAGCTTACTGGACTTTGTTAGCTTAG